In Orenia marismortui DSM 5156, the sequence AGAAAGACCAGATGGTGGTCAAATTTATTTGGAAAGTAAGTTAATTTCTAGTAATGATAAAATTGTTCCACCCAATAAAAGAGAAATGGGAATGGTATTTCAGAATTTAGCACTTTGGCCTCATCTGACAGTAGAACAGCACTTATGCTATGGAATCTCTAATTTAGATAAAGATGTTCAATCTCAAAAGGTTAAAGAGATGTTAGACTATCTTGATTTGAGTAACTTAGCTAAGAGATATCCTGAACAATTATCAGGAGGTGAGAGACAGAGGGTATCTTTTGGACGGGCTTTAATAATGAAACCATTGATTCTATTATGTGATGAACCTTTTAATAGTCTTGACCGGGAATTGAGATGGAAGACAAGAGATCTATTTTATGAGATTGTAAAAGAAGAAGAAATAACTACTATATTTGTTTCTCATGATCCTGAAGATTTAATCGAAGTAGATCGAATCTATAGATTAGATAATTAATTATAAATTACTTGAATATTAACTGAGAAAATATTAAACAAATCATGGAGGTGGAGAGAATTTCACGTTATTTATTTTTGTTCTTAGTAATTTTTTTAATAGTGTTAAATTTGAATTCAGTTGTAATGGCTAAGAATTCTAATCAATATGTATTGTGGGAAGGATTAGAGCCTGACCAATGTGGTGTTGCTTGGTTAATTAAGAGGTTTGTTAATCCTGAGGCTAAATTTAAATTTGTTAAGAAGGGAACTATTGTTAAGGAGGGGATTTCTTTAGATACACCTTATTCCAAAATTCAACGGAAGCATAATCAACCTGCTTTTGAGGTGGCTATGAATAGATTTGAGTTAAAGGATCCAGTTTTGCAGAGGATAAGTAAAATTATTTGGGATATTGAGATAAATAAATGGGATAAGAAAGTGACTGATGAAGCAGCTGGATTGTCTGCAGTGATATATGGACTAGCAAAAGTTGAAAAAGATTATAATCAGGCTTTAAGCAAGAGTTTTATAATTTATGATGCTTTGTATGCTGGATTAGGAGGTGAAAAAAAATAAAGAAAATAATTATTACTTTAGCTATTTTTATGATTTGTTCTATTTTAACTTCTGCAAGCTACGCGCAGATGGGGAAAATTGTTTTCTCCCGCAATCTTAATAATAATTGGGATATCTGGATTTATGAATTCAATAGTGGCAAATTAGAACAAGTGACTTCTACAGTAGAGGATGAGGTTAATCCAGTTTGGTTAGAAGAAGGCAAGATAGCTTATTTAAGAAATGGTGATATATATATAAAGGATAAGCAAGAAATAAGAATTACAGATACTGGGAAATATCGTTATTTAACCTTTGATTATGATAATAATAGGTTATTATATTCTTATTATCATGAGGATGAAAGCTGTAACATAGGGTATTATGATTTAGAAACAAAGCAGGAAGGTATTTTATTTGAATTGGAAGGGCAACAGATTCATCCATCTATTGCAAACAATAGACTTTATTTCACACAGGCTTATACTGTTAAAGGGGAAATTCGCCAAGAAGTTTATAATTATTCTTCAAATAAAGGTATAAGACCGGTAGTTGTTGATGAAGATTATTATTTTTACCGACCAGCTATTTCAGCTAAAAGAAAAAGTCTTCTTTTTGGTAGTAATTCAGGCTTATATATAAGTAATAGTAGGGGTAAGAAAATTAAAAAGCTTAATTTACATAGGGATTATATTGAATACCCAGCGTGGGGTAGTGGAGATTATATTATTTTTACGACTTTTGCAGAAAATAAATTATCTCTTGCTATTTATAATTTGAGTTCAGAAAAAATGGAGATACTTGATATAGCAGGAGATTGTAGAGAGGCTGACTGGCAGTAGATTATTTAAGAAGAGATTTAAGTAATTATCAAATAGTAGTTGCAATTATTTATGGGGGTGAGAGTTTGAAAGGATTTTTAAATGTTTTTCTAATAATATTAATTATTTTGATAATACCTTGTCAAATAAGTGCTAAAGGGATAGAGGTATTGTGGCAAAAAAAGATGGATGAGGGATATCTGGGAGATTTCAAACTTGCTAATAATGGAACTATAGTTTTTTTATATAAGAAAGATGTTTTGGATAAAGTTGTTGATCTGGTAGGAAGTGATAAGGGTGGTTATTATTTTTGGTATAATCGGAATATTAATAAGATAACCGATTATAAAGTTTCTCCTACAGGAAGTAATATTGTTTATACTTATCTTCAGAAAAAGCAAGTAGGGTATCGACCAGTAGTCGTGTTGGTTAATAAAGGCCAAGAATTATGGGAGGTATATGGTGGTGAGTCTAATTTCTTCTCTCCTGATGAAGAGCGAATATTAAGTGTATCAGAAGGTGAATATTTTAGGGGAGTTTACTTATATGATGATGCTGGCAATATTATTTGGAAGGAAGATAAGCTGGCTTTAAAAGCAGGTAAGCCAGATAATGAAAGATATATTTATGGTGTTAGTGATTCTTGGGTTTATTTCATAGATATAAAATTAGATAAAATAGAACGATATAGTTATGATAAGAAAATTATTCTTCATTCTTTTGATCTGATTAACAATAAAATATTTATATATGACGGTGATAGTATTATTTGTTTTGAAAGAGGAAAAGGAAAGGTATGGCAATTACCGCTAGAGGAAGAAGTTTATAAGTTAAGGATTGATAGCGAAAACCGTAATATTCATGCTTATAGTACTGAAAAAAAGTTTGTTATTTCTTATGATGGGATGACAGTTTATAATCAAAAAAATAAAGAAGAGGAAATAATCAAGTCGATTATAAATTCAGATGTGAAGTATTCCTTTTCTAAAAATTTGAATTATCTAGCTACCTTTAAGAAGAAAATTTTGACTTTATATAGGATAGGAGGAGAGTGATTGTGAAGAGAGTAAAATTATTTTTATTATTAATTTTCTTAGTTGTGATTTATTCTAATCATATAATTGCAGCTGAAGAGATGATTACTAAAGTTCAGGTTAAGTCAAGCAATTTTAATCCTTCTTCAGGTGAAGAATGTCAGTTAGTTTATAATTTAGCAAAAGAAGCGAAGGTTTATGTTAATGTATATACAGCTGATTTTCATCTGGTAAATCAGATAGCTAGTGGGGTTTTTCAAGAAGAGGGTGAGCATAAGGTAAGCTGGGATGGCAGAGATATTAATAATCAAGTAGTAGCAGATGAAGCCTATTTTTTCTATATTAAAGCTAAGTTTGATGATGGTTCTGAAGCAATATATGATCCTACTACTTTTTCGGGAGGAGAAGAATTTGAAGTAACTGATGTAGACTATAATTCAGAAGAGGGAAGTTTTACATTTAACTTAAAAAGACCAGCTAGAGTACTAATGAGAGTGGGGATAGATAATGGTCCAATGATAAATACTCTGCTAGATTGGAAACCTCGACCAGCAGGGCATAATATTCTTTATTGGTCAGGTTTTGACAAGGATGGAGTTTTAGATGCTAGAGAATTCTCAGGATTAAAACTAGTAACCATTGGATTTTATTTGCCAGAGAGTAGTGTAATTACATATGGCAATAATAAGTCTAATTATTTTAAATATATTAATAGCTTAAAGACGAAGAAGAAAGTATTGAGAGAAGAGAAATTAAGGAAGGTAAAAATTTCTCCATATTACTACTTACAGTTAAGAGACTATAGAACACCACAGTTTAGTGTGGAATTACCTCAATATAATGAAGCTAACTATAATATTAAAAAAGATAGTAAATTACTGATTAGAATTCTAGCTAAGAACGAATTCAAGAGGTTATTAATGAAGAATAGATTTGAAGTTATTCTCTTTTTAGATGCTAAGTTTATTTATGAAGAAGAAGAAGGATATATACCTTTTAATATTCCTTGGAGTACTAAGGGGTTAGATCCAGGTGAACATTATTTAACGGTTGTTTTGGCAACATATAATGGACAGGTAGGTAGTAGAAGTTTAAAGATTAATATAAAAGAATAGGGGGGATTAGATTGAAGAAAAGAGCAGATAAGTATTTTTTACTTGTTCTTATTTTGTTAATTGGAGTGGTTTCGGTGGTGGATGTCTCAACTGCCCAAGAAAGCGATTCGGTAATTACTATCGGAGCATCTATCTTTGCTAAAGAAGGTAGCTTAGGATTATCAGGGGATAACTATGATTTTGATAAATGTATTTATTCTACTGGAGATTTAATTTATCTTAATAAGTGGGGAGATCCTTTTAAAGAGGATGAAGTAGTTGTTAATGTAGATGATAATGATCTTCCTAAACTGGATTTTGATTATTTTAAGAAGAATGCAGATACATATTCAGCTAGCATGGATGAATTCTTAGAAGGCTTAAAAGATGGTAGGATTAATTATCATCGTAAAATTCCTGGGGGAATACACTTCATTGATATACCTGAAGGTGTAGATTATCAGGAATTAAATCAAAGAGTTAGGTTAGATTGGGAAGTGGATAAGAATGATCCAGTTTTTCTAGTAATAAATGGTGATGTTGATATTAAAAGATTTTCTATTAGAGCATTAAATAATGTTAATTTTCTTGTTAGAGGTAACTTATCAATTGATACAACTTTTAGTTTAGGTTCAATACCTTTCTTTTATGATTATGGTAATTTAATTTACACTGAAGGAGATTTGAAATTTGTTAGAAATACCTTTAAATCTAGTCATGACTATATTTGGGGAGAAGACCTTCATAGGCACAATAGATTTAATAAATGGTTTAATGGAGTAATTATCTCAGGGGGAAATGTAGATATTGGTCGAGCACTTTCTTGGCGCTATATGAAACTAAATCCGATCACAATAGATACTGTTCAAAAAGCTATCAAAAAGAAAGCTGATTTAGTAGGAAGGGCTCCATTGAAAGTTTATTTTGATAATAATGCTGAAAGTGAAGTAGGAACTATAACAACATATAAATGGGATTTTGAGAATGATGGTAATTATGACTGGACTTCATATGTTTCCGATACTTTCAGTCATATCTATGATGAAGTAGGTCTATATGAAACTAAGTTAACAGTTTTTGATAATCAAGGAAATAGTGCTTCTAAAATATTTAAGCTAAAGATATTAGCAAAGCCAGCAGAAGTGGACTGGTCTGTCTATCCTTTGGAAGGTAGGGCACCTTTGAATGTTAACTTTGAGATAAAGGTTAGTGATGATATTAAGAAGTGTGTAGTTGATTTTGAAGGTGATGGAAACTATGACTACTCTAAGTTTGAAGAAATTCTTTCTTTTGATGAAGAGTATCAGAATAGTAATGATAATTGGATAGCTGAAGGTAGCTGGGGTAAGAGTGATTCTTTATACTATACAGAGCCTGATTCTTGGACAGATTCACCTGCAGGAAATTATGGAGATAATAATGATTCTAGTTTGATAATCAATGAGGTTGATTTAAGTGAAAGTGAAGATCCTGTTTTAGAATTCTACCATAGGTATAATGTTGAGTCTTATGATGATTTCTGTTTTGTAGAGATATCAGAAGATGGAGGTAATAGTTGGAATAGATTAAAACAATATACTGGTAGTAAACCATCTTTTGGGAAGGAAGAAGTACTATTAGCGGATTATGTGGGAGAGGTTGTTAGTATCAGATTTAGATTAGTAAGTGATGGTTATCGTAATTATGATGGTTGGTATTTAGATCAGATTAGAGTTTATGATAATAGAAGTGAATTTACACATAGTTATGAAGAAGTTGGAAGTTATAAGCCGACTTTGAAAGTGATTGATAGCTTAGGTAATGAATTTATTAAGACTAAAGAGATTAGAGTTAAAGATAGAGGTAGCACAGATTTAAGTGTTGGTATATCTGTGGATAAAAGCAAGGGGGATGCACCATTAACTGTTAATTTTGATGGTGTGATATATAGTTATGGCAGTGAAGTAGTTTTATATGAATGGGATTTTGATGGTGATGGTATGGTTGATTGGAGTGGTGAAGATAAAGAAGAAGCTTTGAATGCTTCATATACTTATGAAAATTCTGGTTTATATCAGCCAGAACTTAAGATTACTGATAATAATGGGAATAGTGCTAAGATGGAAGTTGAAATTAGAGTTAATCTTGATCTTTCTTTTGATAGTGTTGATAGATATTTCAATCCTTATCAGGATGAAAGTGTAAGAATTGATTATAATCTTGATGGACCGGCTGATGTTTCGATTGATTTAGTAAAGAGGGATGGAAGTATTGTTAGGAGTTTGCTTGAAGAAGCGAGTAGGAATGCAGGGCTAAATAGTGATAGCTGGGATGGTAGAGATGATAATGGTAATTTATTAGAGCCTGATGTTTATTATGTAGTTATTAAGGCTAATAATGGCTTTTCTAATGATATTGTTGATAATAGAGATCAGTTTGATAAGCTATCATATCCTGGAATTAATTTTTCTAATTCATTGACTCCATACATGAGTAAGTTCTGTGATGTTTCATGGTATATGGGAGAAAGAGCCTTAGTAACTCTTTATATTGGTGATTATAGAAGCGGAGAGAGAGTAAGGACATTTCTAAATAAAGAACCTCTTTTAGCGGGTAATCAAAGTCTTCTGTGGGATGGGATTAATGATAGTGGAGAAGTAGCAGCTGAAAATTCTTATGTCTTTGCTATTCATTTAGAGTCGATTCCAAAGACAGGTATTATTCTACAGCCAATGAATGCTTATGTGAAAGACTTTAAGGTGAGTCCTTATTACTTTAATGCAGAGGATAATCCCTATCAGGCAGTACCTGGAATGAATGAGACAGAATTTAGTATTACTTTGACTGAAGCTGCTAAGCTAAAGGTAGATATATATGATAAAAGTGGTAATAAGATTAGATCATTAGTTAGTGATAAGTATCAAAGTAATCATTTGTTGACTTGGGATGGAGTTAATGATGAGGGAGAAAGTCTTGCAGAAGGATTGTATAGTGTGGAGGTAAGACCTATCTCTGAAGCTGGTTTAGAATCAGAGACTTTTAAAGCTTATATTTATCTCTTTTATTAAAAAGAAGTGGAGTAATGAGTAATAAATCAGTAATAAGTATTGATATAAAATTAAGAAAGAGAGGTAAACTTAGTTATGAATAATAGAAAAAGTAGGTTATTAATAGGGATGATGGTGGTAGTTTTACTCTTATCCTTTTCTGTAATAGGGCAGGCATATAATAAACCCTGGGATCAGGGGCATAATGGTACTAATCTGGATGATGAAGGACCTTCTTCACCAGGAGATAAAGCTACAGATAAGAATAATGAATGTAAAAATGGAGATCCTGTTGATTTATATACTGGGAACTTTGATTATGATACTGTAGATTTTCAAGTGGCTAGTCGTGGTATAAATATGATCTTTCAGCGTTCTTATAATGCTGTAGATTATTATGATGGCCCCTTTGGTCCAGGTTGGAATTTCTCTTATAATATTAGATTAATAGAAATCCCCAAAAAATCATATAGAATAGAAGGAGAAAATGGAGAAGTTCGTATTGTTATTATCCCTAAGAAGGTTATTATTCGTCAAGGCAATAGCGATAGGCTGACTTTTGTAAAAGGCGAAGATAGTTATAGTTGTTTATCAAATGAATTTCAAGGAAGTTTAGAGGAAGAAATTAATGGAAGCTATATTTTGCGTCAAAAATCAGGATTATATCAAGTGTTTAGCTCTGAAGGTGTGATTAAAGAAGAGGCTGATAGAAATGGAAATAAGATTTCATTTAGATATGATGGAAGTGGTCGCTTAACTAGTATCAATGATACAGTAGGTAGAGTTTATAGTCTTATCTACAATAGTTCAGGTAAGGTGAGCAGGATAATTATTCCAGGTAATCAGAGATTTAGGTATAATTATGATAGACAAGGTAGGTTAACAGAGTTTGTAGAGCCAAATGGAGCAACAACTAGATATACCTATAAGGGTGATACAAGATTATTGACTAAAATTATCGATCCTGCTAGGGTAACTAGAGTAGAAAATCATTATGATGAGCAGGATAGGGTTTTAAAACAGTTTTATGATGGTGGTAATTTTAAATTTAATTATAGTAGCGGTGATTATCGTGAAGTGACAGATAGAAAAGGTAGTATAAGTAAATACTGGTTAGATGATGGAGGACGCCCATTAAAAAAAGAGGATCCGCTAAATAATAGAATCAAGTATAGTTATAATGGGGCTGGAAAAGTTAGCTCAATTATTAATCCTAAAGGTGCTACAACTAAATTTCAATATGATGATAATCAAAATTTAGTTAAAATTATTAATCCATTAGAGCAAAGTATAGGTATAGAATATAATAAATTTGGTGAACCGACAAGTCAGAGTGATTTAACTGGTGATAAGCAGATAGAGTATATCTATGATGAAGATGGGAATATAAGCAAAGTTAAGACAGCAGCAGGGGTAAGTAGTGATTATGAGACTAATGAATATGGTCAGGTAATTAAGGTGACAAATAATAATGGAGAGAGTTATCAATTTGAGTATGATCAATATGGATATTTAGATGCTGTCATTGATCCTCTAGGAAATAGAAGTGAGTATCAATATGATGCCTTAGGTAGATTAACAAGCCAGACTGATGCTAAGGGTAATGTAACTATTTATGAGTATGGTTACTATGGAGTTACTAAGGTAAGAGATGCCAAAGGAAATGAGACTAAATATGAATATGATAGTAAGGGTAATCTAATCAAAGTAACTGATGCTTTAGGAAATAGTACAGAGTATCAATATAATGACTGGGATAATCTAGTTAAGATAATTGATGCTTTAGGCAATACTGTGGTTAGTTATAGTTATGATGCCAATGAGAACCTAAAACAGATCACTGATGCTAAAGGAAATACAACTACTTATCATTACGATGAATTAGATCGAGTAATAAAAGTAGTAGATGCAGTAGGTAATGAGGTAGAGTATGGCTATGATGCTGTCGGAAATATGATTGAGTTTAGTGATACTAAGGATAATAGTTATAATTATGAGTATGATAAGTTAGGAAGGTTAATTAAAGAGGTAGATCCTCTTAATCATCAGAAGACTTACAGTTATAATGAGGAGGGATTATTGGATCTAGTCAATGAGGCTGATGGTGATATAATCGATTATGATTATGATGACTTTAATAGATTAACTCAAGTCGATTATTCAGGGGAGCTAAGTAAAAGCTATAGTTATGATAACTTAGGAAGAACAGCGAGTATCAGTCGAGGGATGGATAGTATCTCCTTTGCTTATAATAGCTTAGGGCAGGTAAAGGAAATAATAGATATGATGGGTAGAAAGCTAAGCTATAACTATGATGCAGTAGGCAATCGGACAGGGCTGACTCTACCTAATACTAAGAGCTTTGTTTATGCTTATAATCAACTGAATCGACTAACAGCAATTACAGCACCTAATGGTGATCAATTCAGCTATGAATATGATGCAATCGGTAGAAGAACGAAGTTAAGCTATCCTAATGGCAAGATAGCAAGCTATGACTATGATGCTTTAGGTAGATTGACAGAATTAAATAATGGAATCAATAATTATAGTTACAACTATGATGAAGTGTCTAATATTAAGAGTATAGTCTCTTCAACAGGCAGAACTAACTACAATTATGATAAGTTGAATCGCTTAACAGGAGTTACTTATCCTGATGGAGAAAATATATCCTATAGTTATGATGCCATGGGTAATCGTACTAGAATGACTACTGCTCAAGGTACAACCAGCTATAGCTATAATCAGTTAAATCAGTTAGTATCAGCAGGTAGTATAAATTATCAATATGATGGAGAAGGAAAACTAATTCAGAAGACAGACGGAAGTGAAACTTTTACTTATAGTTATAATGCTTATGATAGACTGGCTCAAGTAACTAAGAATAACACAGAGCTTGCTAGTTATGGCTATGACCCTATGGGCAGAAGAGTAAGTGTCACTGAAGATGGTCAACAGCGAGATTATCTCTGGGATGGGAATAGTTTACTTGCTACTTATCTAGGTACTTCGATGGAGAATCTCTATGCAGTAGGCTCAGGAATTGATGAAGTCTTAGGAGTCTATGGTGAGCAGAGTCAATATTTGCATAGTAATCACCTAGGTTCAATCACAGGTATTACTGGAATAGATGGAAGTGTGTTGGGTACACAGAGCTATACACCATATGGTATGGTGAGGAATACTACAGGTAACTTCCATACTAGACTAGGCTTTATAGGTCGTGAGCATGATACTACAGGACTGACTTACATAAGAGCTAGATACTATGATGCTAGTGTCGGTAGGTTTACGAGAGTGGATCCGGTGAGAGATGGATTGAATTGGTATGGGTATGCTGGTGGGAATCCAGTTAATTATTATGATCCTTATGGATTATTTTCTATGTCATGTCCAATCGTACAAAGTGCTCTAGAGCGACTGGCAATGACATGGGGGGCAGCTTTTGCTGAACCGACTTTTTTAGGTGAAATTGCTGCTATAGGAATTTCAGGTGGGATTATAATTAATGGTGCATGGGATATATATACTTATAATAAGGATAAAAGTGGTGAGGGTGATGAACGAAAAGGAAAAACCCCAGAAGATTTAATTGAGGAAGGATGGAAAGATGTAACACATCCTCAAAAAAAGAAAAATACTGATATGACTGATTTATCTAAGGATGGAGAAAAAATAGAACACCATCCTGGTAAACCAGGGAAACCAGGTTGGGAGGGTAAAGACCATTATCATAGGCATAATCCTAATAAAACTGGTAAAGGAGATTATTATCTTGATAAAAATGGAAATCCAGTTCCTAAAAATTCAAATCCGTCTCATCTTAATCCTTGGGAATTACCATTTTAGTTATATTGTTTATGTTACTTTTATGAGAGGAGATAGTGCAAATGAAATCAAATAAAGAAAAAGTTTTCTTTTATAATAAGATAAATAATGAAGATATAATTTTTTCATTTGACAATTGTAGTTGTTTAGAGTTTATTAAATTATTGCCTATGGATTTAAAATTAAAAATTGTAAATTTTAGTGGAAGTAAACTTTTTAATGAAGAAATTTATATTGGAGTTGAGGAAGTAAATCATATAAATTCTATAGAAAAAATGAAAGAATTTTTACAAACAAATATTAATTTACTTATAGATGATATAGATTTTATTTTGCAAGATGCTATTGAAGTAAGTATCCATGATGATTATGAAGTAAATTTAACTTTTTCCTTAACTTCTTTAAAAATAAAATATGATTCTTTTATTGAAAGTATTTTAAGAAAAATAGGATATAAATCTATAGCTTTTGATTATCTAAAACAAAATATCGGAAAATATGTTTTAATAGAAAAAGAAGCTCAGATTAAAAAAGTATATGATTCTTTTGATGATTATATAGATGATATTAGGAAGAAGTAATAGGGATTCCAGAAGAATTTATTTGTAAAGTAATCAGGTAATAATTATTACCTGATTACTTTATGTAGTAAATAAAAATAGTACTGAGATTGCCAGTTACGCTTATGACCCTATAGGCAGGAGAGTAAGTGTCACTGAAGATGGTCGACAGCGAGATTATCTCTGGGATGGAAATAGTCTACTTGCTACTTATGTGAGTAGTTCGATGGAGAATCTCTATGCAGTAGGAAGTGGAATCGATGAAGTCTTAGGAGTCTATGGTGAGCAGAGTCAATATTTGCATAGTAATCATTTAGGTTCAATCACAGGTATTACTGGAATAGATGGAATTGTGCTAGGTGCGAGAAGCTATACACCATATGGAATGGTGAGGAATACTACAGGAAGCTTTAATAGTGACTTAGGATTTATCGGAAGAAGTCAAGGTGGCATAACAGGACTGACTTACATAAGAGCTAGATACTATGATGCTAGTATGGGTAGATTTACTAGAGTTGACCCGATTAAGGATGGGTTGAATTGGTATGGGTATTGTGGTGGGAATCCAGTTAATTTTTATGACCCCACTGGATTGGTTAGATGGGGACAACTTGCATTAGGTTCATTACAAGCTGTAGGAGGCGGATTTGAGTTTGCTGCTGGTTTTGGTTCAGAATTTGGAAGTGGAGGATTATCAACACCTGTAAGTATTTTAGCAATGGCAGACGGAGCTTCTAATGTATCAGAAGGTTTTGCAAATATATGGGATTCATTTAGCGATTCAGATGTTAACACGGATAAATATAATCCAATTAAATATGGAATGAAAGAAGCTGGAGAATATGTTGGAGGAAAATATGGTAGATATAAATGGGGGAGTGAATGTGGCGAAAATGCAGGCAGAAAAATAGGAAGAGATTTAGGAGGTTTAGGATATACAATTTTTAATACAGGATTAAATGCTGCAGCAACTATTGATGGAGTAAGGAACTTTAGTGATGATTTACTTAGAAAGAGTCCTACTAGAACAATAGAAAATATTGGATCTTCATTATTTAATGCTAATAAAAGTGCTCAATCTGGTTGGATGGCAGTTGAACAGTCATATCATAAAGTCAGATTAGGAGGTCATATAGCTGGTTTTGTTAATGATTCATATGGATATGGTTCTTTGGGATATCATGCTTATAAAGGATACTAATATCTATTTATAAAAGGGATGTGATTATATGAATAAGAAAGCTTTAAGAATATCAGTATTAATGACAACGATTTTTATATTAATGTTAATGATTTCTACGAGAGAACCTTTTTTTTCAACAGTCATGTATATCCCTATTTTTTCCCTTGTTTATTTTAATGGTAAATATGTTCTTGAAACTAAAGATAATCCTAACATGCCTCCTATAAGTTTAGAAGCTTTGTTTAAATCTCTTTTAATAGCATTTTTATGGATAATGTTAATAATTTCAATCTCTTTAATATTAGAGAGACTACTAGGCAATAATTTATGGTTAAAATAGGGAGGAAATACAAATGAATTTAATAATTTCAGTTGGTAAAATAGATCTTAATTTCTTTAAAAGAGTTAACTTAATATTAAAGTTTTTTCCTTTAATATTGATGTTTATAGGTGGATATAGATTTATAAAAAGAAATTATGAACAAGCTGAAAATAAATTATTATTCTGGCTGATAGTGTTTATTGTAGTATTTGTTTTAATATCTCCCTTTATTGTTCTTCTTGTTACTGAACCAACAAAATAATTATAGAAAGGGAAGAATGAATGAATTTGGGTAAAGTTTTATATTATATCTTTAATTCTATAATGCTAATAATATCTATTAGATATTTTATTAAAAAATATTAATTCTTAAATTGCAATAATAAATTGAACATTTTCAAACTGTAATAATTTGGTTATTTAGTCATAAAGAATTTGTTTTAATTTATCTTCAAATATTTCATCAGGGGTTAGGTAATCTAAGATTTTTCTTGGTAAAGTATTGCACCAGTTTTGGACTCTAGCAATAGATTCAATAGAGAATTGGTTTAGACTATTACCTTTAGGGATAAAGCGTCTTATAAGACCATTATGACGCTCATTAGTTCCTCTTTCCCATGATGAATATGGATGTGCAAAGTATACTTTAGTATCACTAATTTGCTCTAAAAATGACATTTGAGCAAACTCAGAGCCATTATCACAAGTGAAGCTTTTAAATACTTTTGGAAAACAATCTCCTGCTTCATTAACGAGCTTTAAAATAGCATCTTGAACTGCTTGAGCAGTCTTGGCAGGGATTTTACGAATAATTTCTTTACGAGTCATACGTTCTGTCATAGTAAGTAAAACTGATTCATTTTTAGTCTTTTTGCCTATCATAGTGTC encodes:
- a CDS encoding flagellar hook assembly protein FlgD translates to MKRVKLFLLLIFLVVIYSNHIIAAEEMITKVQVKSSNFNPSSGEECQLVYNLAKEAKVYVNVYTADFHLVNQIASGVFQEEGEHKVSWDGRDINNQVVADEAYFFYIKAKFDDGSEAIYDPTTFSGGEEFEVTDVDYNSEEGSFTFNLKRPARVLMRVGIDNGPMINTLLDWKPRPAGHNILYWSGFDKDGVLDAREFSGLKLVTIGFYLPESSVITYGNNKSNYFKYINSLKTKKKVLREEKLRKVKISPYYYLQLRDYRTPQFSVELPQYNEANYNIKKDSKLLIRILAKNEFKRLLMKNRFEVILFLDAKFIYEEEEGYIPFNIPWSTKGLDPGEHYLTVVLATYNGQVGSRSLKINIKE
- a CDS encoding TolB-like translocation protein; translation: MGKIVFSRNLNNNWDIWIYEFNSGKLEQVTSTVEDEVNPVWLEEGKIAYLRNGDIYIKDKQEIRITDTGKYRYLTFDYDNNRLLYSYYHEDESCNIGYYDLETKQEGILFELEGQQIHPSIANNRLYFTQAYTVKGEIRQEVYNYSSNKGIRPVVVDEDYYFYRPAISAKRKSLLFGSNSGLYISNSRGKKIKKLNLHRDYIEYPAWGSGDYIIFTTFAENKLSLAIYNLSSEKMEILDIAGDCREADWQ
- a CDS encoding FlgD immunoglobulin-like domain containing protein, translating into MKKRADKYFLLVLILLIGVVSVVDVSTAQESDSVITIGASIFAKEGSLGLSGDNYDFDKCIYSTGDLIYLNKWGDPFKEDEVVVNVDDNDLPKLDFDYFKKNADTYSASMDEFLEGLKDGRINYHRKIPGGIHFIDIPEGVDYQELNQRVRLDWEVDKNDPVFLVINGDVDIKRFSIRALNNVNFLVRGNLSIDTTFSLGSIPFFYDYGNLIYTEGDLKFVRNTFKSSHDYIWGEDLHRHNRFNKWFNGVIISGGNVDIGRALSWRYMKLNPITIDTVQKAIKKKADLVGRAPLKVYFDNNAESEVGTITTYKWDFENDGNYDWTSYVSDTFSHIYDEVGLYETKLTVFDNQGNSASKIFKLKILAKPAEVDWSVYPLEGRAPLNVNFEIKVSDDIKKCVVDFEGDGNYDYSKFEEILSFDEEYQNSNDNWIAEGSWGKSDSLYYTEPDSWTDSPAGNYGDNNDSSLIINEVDLSESEDPVLEFYHRYNVESYDDFCFVEISEDGGNSWNRLKQYTGSKPSFGKEEVLLADYVGEVVSIRFRLVSDGYRNYDGWYLDQIRVYDNRSEFTHSYEEVGSYKPTLKVIDSLGNEFIKTKEIRVKDRGSTDLSVGISVDKSKGDAPLTVNFDGVIYSYGSEVVLYEWDFDGDGMVDWSGEDKEEALNASYTYENSGLYQPELKITDNNGNSAKMEVEIRVNLDLSFDSVDRYFNPYQDESVRIDYNLDGPADVSIDLVKRDGSIVRSLLEEASRNAGLNSDSWDGRDDNGNLLEPDVYYVVIKANNGFSNDIVDNRDQFDKLSYPGINFSNSLTPYMSKFCDVSWYMGERALVTLYIGDYRSGERVRTFLNKEPLLAGNQSLLWDGINDSGEVAAENSYVFAIHLESIPKTGIILQPMNAYVKDFKVSPYYFNAEDNPYQAVPGMNETEFSITLTEAAKLKVDIYDKSGNKIRSLVSDKYQSNHLLTWDGVNDEGESLAEGLYSVEVRPISEAGLESETFKAYIYLFY
- a CDS encoding ABC transporter ATP-binding protein, translated to MKDNQQNIEKFILTLNMINKKFDGVEILRDFNLKVKRGEILGIMGPSGCGKSTLLRLIAGLERPDGGQIYLESKLISSNDKIVPPNKREMGMVFQNLALWPHLTVEQHLCYGISNLDKDVQSQKVKEMLDYLDLSNLAKRYPEQLSGGERQRVSFGRALIMKPLILLCDEPFNSLDRELRWKTRDLFYEIVKEEEITTIFVSHDPEDLIEVDRIYRLDN
- a CDS encoding chromate resistance protein ChrB domain-containing protein — protein: MNSVVMAKNSNQYVLWEGLEPDQCGVAWLIKRFVNPEAKFKFVKKGTIVKEGISLDTPYSKIQRKHNQPAFEVAMNRFELKDPVLQRISKIIWDIEINKWDKKVTDEAAGLSAVIYGLAKVEKDYNQALSKSFIIYDALYAGLGGEKK